One Canis lupus familiaris isolate Mischka breed German Shepherd chromosome 20, alternate assembly UU_Cfam_GSD_1.0, whole genome shotgun sequence genomic region harbors:
- the ZNF660 gene encoding zinc finger protein 660: MRRKTRNFRHKTVKDNKTLTEVSEQESEKDGSQCLDPITSRRIQAEKKQYVCTECGKAFSQSANLTVHERIHTGEKPYKCKECGKAFSHSSNLVVHRRIHTGLKPYTCSECGKSFSGKSHLIRHQGIHSGEKTYECKECGKAFSRSSGLISHHRVHTGEKPYTCIECGKAFSRSSNLTQHQRMHKGKKVYKCKECGKTCVSNTKIIDHQRIHTGEKPYECDECGKTFILRKTLSEHQRLHRREKPYKCNECGKAFTSNRNLIDHQRVHTGEKPYKCNECGKTFRQTSQVILHLRTHTKEKPYKCSECGKAYRYSSQLIQHQRKHNEEKEIS, from the coding sequence atgaggagaaagacGAGAAATTTCAGACATAAGACAGTTAAAGACAATAAAACACTTACAGAAGTAAGTGAGCAAGAATCTGAAAAAGATGGTAGTCAGTGCTTGGATCCTATAACAAGCAGGAGAATTCAGGCTGAAAAGAAACAGTATGTATGTACTGAGTGTGGGAAAGCTTTTAGTCAGAGTGCAAACCTTACAGTGCATGAGAGAatccacacaggagagaaaccctataagTGTAAGGAGTGTGGAAAAGCCTTCAGTCATAGCTCCAACCTTGTTGTTCATCGGAGAATCCACACTGGACTGAAGCCCTACacatgcagtgaatgtgggaaatctttcAGTGGTAAGTCACACCTCATTCGGCACCAGGGAATCCATAGTGGGGAAAAAACGTATGAATGTAaggagtgtgggaaagcctttagtCGGAGTTCAGGTCTTATTTCACATCATAGAGTTCACACTGGGGAGAAGCCCTACACTTGTattgaatgtgggaaagcctttagccGTAGTTCAAATCTTACTCAACATCAAAGaatgcacaaaggaaaaaaagtttacaaatgtAAGGAGTGTGGGAAAACATGTGTTTCTAATACAAAGATTATAGaccatcagagaattcacacaggGGAGAAGCCTTACGAGTGTGATGAGTGTggaaaaactttcattttaaggAAGACCCTTAGTGAACATCAGAGACTTCACCGTagagagaaaccttacaaatgtaatgaatgtgggaaagcttttaCTTCTAATCGAAACCTTATTGATCATcagagagttcacactggagagaaaccctataaatgtaaCGAATGTGGAAAAACCTTCAGGCAGACTTCTCAAGTTATTTTACATTTGAGAACCCATACTAAggagaaaccctataaatgtagTGAGTGTGGGAAAGCCTATCGTTACAGCTCGCAGCTTATTCAACACCAGAGAAAACATAATGAGGAGAAAgaaatctcataa